GGGCGTCGCCGGTCGCAGGCTTATAGACAATATTAACGCGCTCTTTTGGAGCGACGGACCCTTCCTTCGCCATGACTTCCTCCTTCTGATTTCTACTTCTTACCTTCCAACGCCAGCGCCGTCGCGGGATCGACACGGCAGAGCCGTGTGAGGATCTCCTGCGAACGCGTTGCGGCATCCGGAGGGGGTTGTCTCATCGCAGAGACAACCTTGGTGTGACAAAGATACAATGACTTTACCACATCCAAATAAAGAGTCCGGTCCCAATCCGCGATGGTGGAATTCCGCATCGCTTCATCGAGGGACTCGAGAATGGCCAGAGCGGTTTCCTCGTGTTTCTTCTCCATACAGAGGAACGCCGCCTCCAGCCTCCACAGAACCCGCGCCTTGAAGGACCCGGCCTTGCGGGCGCCATCCTCCAGAAGCCGGACAGCCTCGGCCAGCTTTTTCTGCCGGGCCAGCGAGCGCGCCTCCTCCCGTCCGACTTTGAAGGCACCGGTATCATCCTCATCCGCCAATGAAACGGATGCAAGGGGCGCTTCAACCGAAGGCCCATCCCCTTGGGCGGCCGTCTGGATCCGCGTTCGGATCCAACGCTGCGTCTCATCATTGGCCAAGGGTTGGCCGCTCCGGAATTTCAACGCGATCAGGCCGGGGAGCCGCCGCAGCAGCGAGCCCACCTCCTGCCGCACCGCCTCCGCCGCGGGGTAATAATCCTCCCCCAGACCTTCCAATGCTTCGGCCGTAAATCGATTGAGATCAAGCCATAAGATGGCTGAAGGGAACCGCCCTTCAGCCTCATCGAGAACTGTTTTGCACTGGCCCCGGTCCAAGGACTCCTGCAGCCGGTCCAGAAAATCGGGCGGCTGGAAACCAGGGAGATGGGTCTGATCGCCGGTATGGGTCGGCAAACCGGTCACCTCCATCCAGGCCAGGCATCGCGGGAGGCGGTAGGCCAGAGGGTTCGTCGGATCGTGGGCCATATAATAGTCGGCAATAGACCGGGCCG
The sequence above is a segment of the Candidatus Eisenbacteria bacterium genome. Coding sequences within it:
- the tssA gene encoding type VI secretion system protein TssA, which produces MELSELREIGAKPISGDNPAGDGCRDEPTFELLQGEMRSLELPDASPPDWPKVLQYCNDLLTQKAKDLLVAVYLTVGLIHTYRYTGLITGLQILLDMIKEHWDGLHPEKKRIRGRIAALEYLSERGGQGFKRLQPTVADAEIIEEARRLLEEVQGVLAEKIEGSGPFLTEIQSALNEAATKAARPEPKPAAPTSSTAGQAAAMQAGTEAVPGTASSPPPGEIASEESAGRALNTIRQTARSIADYYMAHDPTNPLAYRLPRCLAWMEVTGLPTHTGDQTHLPGFQPPDFLDRLQESLDRGQCKTVLDEAEGRFPSAILWLDLNRFTAEALEGLGEDYYPAAEAVRQEVGSLLRRLPGLIALKFRSGQPLANDETQRWIRTRIQTAAQGDGPSVEAPLASVSLADEDDTGAFKVGREEARSLARQKKLAEAVRLLEDGARKAGSFKARVLWRLEAAFLCMEKKHEETALAILESLDEAMRNSTIADWDRTLYLDVVKSLYLCHTKVVSAMRQPPPDAATRSQEILTRLCRVDPATALALEGKK